From the genome of Spinacia oleracea cultivar Varoflay chromosome 2, BTI_SOV_V1, whole genome shotgun sequence, one region includes:
- the LOC110792879 gene encoding ABC transporter F family member 1 isoform X2 codes for MLELNFGRRYGLLGLNGCGKSTLLTAIGLRELPIPEHMDIYHLSREIEASDMSALEAVICCDEERVKLEQEVEILVAQDDGGGERLERVYERLEALDVATAEKRAAEILHGLGFDKMMQGKKTRDFSGGWRMRIALARSLFMKPTILLLDEPTNHLDLEACVWLEENLKNFNRILVVVSHSQDFLNGVCTNIIHMQSKKLKIYSGNYDQYVQTRSELEENQMKQYKWEQEQISNMKEYIARFGHGSAKLARQAQSKEKTLAKMERGGLTEKVSRDQVLVFRFTDVGKLPPPVLQFVEVSFGYTPEHILYKDLDFGVDLDSRIALVGPNGAGKSTLLKLMTGDLVPIEGTVKRHNHLRIAQYHQHLAEKLDLELSALLYMMREYPGTEEEKMRSAIGRFGLSGKAQTMPMKNLSDGQRSRVIFAWLAYRQPQMLLLDEPTNHLDIETIDSLAEALNEWDGGMVLVSHDFRLINQVAHEIWVCENQAVTRWGGDIIAFKEHLKKKAGFE; via the exons ATGTTGGAGCTTAATTTTGGAAG ACGTTACGGTTTGCTTGGTTTAAATGGTTGTGGGAAATCTACCCTTCTTACTGCGATAGGGCTCCGTGAGCTTCCGATTCCGGAGCACATGGATATCTATCATCTTTCCAGAGAGATTGAAGCGTCTGACATGTCTGCTCTCGAGGCTGTAATATGCTGTGACGAGGAAAGGGTGAAGTTAGAACAAGAAGTCGAAATATTAGTGGCACAG GATGATGGAGGCGGAGAAAGACTTGAACGTGTATATGAGCGTTTGGAAGCTCTTGATGTAGCAACTGCTGAAAAGCGTGCGGCTGAAATTTTGCATGGTCTTGGGTTTGACAAGATGATGCAGGGAAAAAAGACCAGAGATTTTTCTGGTGGTTGGAGAATGAGGATTGCATTAGCACGGTCGTTGTTTATGAAACCAACCATCTTATTGCTGGATGAACCTACAAATCACCTTG ACCTTGAAGCTTGTGTTTGGCTTGAGGAGAATCTGAAGAACTTCAATCGCATTCTGGTTGTGGTTTCACACTCCCAAGATTTTTTGAATGGTGTTTGCACCAACATTATACACATGCAAAGCAAGAAGTTGAAGATCTACTCTGGTAATTATGACCAGTATGTTCAGACGCGTTCTGAACTTGAAGAGAATCAGATGAAACAGTACAAATGGGAGCAGGAACAAATTTCTAACATGAAGGAGTACATTGCTCGGTTTGGTCATGGGTCAGCTAAGTTAGCTCGGCAAGCACAAAGCAAAGAGAAAACACTTGCGAAGATGGAGAGGGGAGGACTGACAGAGAAGGTTTCCAGAGACCAagttctggttttccgttttacCGATGTTGGAAAGCTTCCCCCTCCTGTATTGCAGTTTGTGGAAGTGTCCTTCGGCTATACACCAGAACATATTCTGTACAAAGACCTAGATTTTGGTGTGGACCTTGACTCCAGGATTGCCTTGGTGGGACCCAATGGTGCCGGAAAGAGTACGCTTTTGAAGCTGATGACAGGGGATTTGGTTCCTATTGAAGGGACGGTGAAGCGACATAATCATTTAAGGATTGCCCAGTACCATCAGCATCTCGCAGAAAAGCTTGACTTAGAATTGTCTGCTCTACTCTATATGATGCGAGAATACCCAGGAACTGAAGAAGAGAAAATGAGATCAGCAATAGGAAGGTTTGGGCTATCAGGCAAAGCACAGACTATGCCTATGAAAAATTTGTCTGATGGGCAGCGTAGCAGAGTTATTTTTGCTTGGTTGGCTTACCGACAGCCTCAGATGTTGTTACTAGATGAGCCTACTAATCACTTGGATATTGAGACAATTGATTCATTGGCCGAGGCATTGAATGAGTGGGATGGCGGTATGGTTCTTGTTAGTCA
- the LOC110792879 gene encoding ABC transporter F family member 1 isoform X1 — MVSDAAAKRAAQKKAAAAAKRGGKASASSKAAAAATAAAVDKVSNGVGDLVISDRNCTGILCSHPMSRDVRIESLSVTFHGHDLIVDSMLELNFGRRYGLLGLNGCGKSTLLTAIGLRELPIPEHMDIYHLSREIEASDMSALEAVICCDEERVKLEQEVEILVAQDDGGGERLERVYERLEALDVATAEKRAAEILHGLGFDKMMQGKKTRDFSGGWRMRIALARSLFMKPTILLLDEPTNHLDLEACVWLEENLKNFNRILVVVSHSQDFLNGVCTNIIHMQSKKLKIYSGNYDQYVQTRSELEENQMKQYKWEQEQISNMKEYIARFGHGSAKLARQAQSKEKTLAKMERGGLTEKVSRDQVLVFRFTDVGKLPPPVLQFVEVSFGYTPEHILYKDLDFGVDLDSRIALVGPNGAGKSTLLKLMTGDLVPIEGTVKRHNHLRIAQYHQHLAEKLDLELSALLYMMREYPGTEEEKMRSAIGRFGLSGKAQTMPMKNLSDGQRSRVIFAWLAYRQPQMLLLDEPTNHLDIETIDSLAEALNEWDGGMVLVSHDFRLINQVAHEIWVCENQAVTRWGGDIIAFKEHLKKKAGFE; from the exons ATGGTGTCCGACGCGGCTGCGAAGAGGGCGGCTCAGAAAAAGGCAGCTGCAGCTGCGAAGAGGGGAGGAAAAGCCTCTGCCTCATCAAAGGCGGCGGCGGCTGCAACAGCAGCAGCTGTCGATAAGGTGTCTAATGGAGTTGGTGACCTTGTGATTTCTGATCGGAATTGTACGGGTATTCTTTGCTCTCATCCGATGTCCAGAGATGTCAGG ATAGAGTCTCTGTCAGTTACTTTTCATGGACATGATCTGATAGTTGATTCGATGTTGGAGCTTAATTTTGGAAG ACGTTACGGTTTGCTTGGTTTAAATGGTTGTGGGAAATCTACCCTTCTTACTGCGATAGGGCTCCGTGAGCTTCCGATTCCGGAGCACATGGATATCTATCATCTTTCCAGAGAGATTGAAGCGTCTGACATGTCTGCTCTCGAGGCTGTAATATGCTGTGACGAGGAAAGGGTGAAGTTAGAACAAGAAGTCGAAATATTAGTGGCACAG GATGATGGAGGCGGAGAAAGACTTGAACGTGTATATGAGCGTTTGGAAGCTCTTGATGTAGCAACTGCTGAAAAGCGTGCGGCTGAAATTTTGCATGGTCTTGGGTTTGACAAGATGATGCAGGGAAAAAAGACCAGAGATTTTTCTGGTGGTTGGAGAATGAGGATTGCATTAGCACGGTCGTTGTTTATGAAACCAACCATCTTATTGCTGGATGAACCTACAAATCACCTTG ACCTTGAAGCTTGTGTTTGGCTTGAGGAGAATCTGAAGAACTTCAATCGCATTCTGGTTGTGGTTTCACACTCCCAAGATTTTTTGAATGGTGTTTGCACCAACATTATACACATGCAAAGCAAGAAGTTGAAGATCTACTCTGGTAATTATGACCAGTATGTTCAGACGCGTTCTGAACTTGAAGAGAATCAGATGAAACAGTACAAATGGGAGCAGGAACAAATTTCTAACATGAAGGAGTACATTGCTCGGTTTGGTCATGGGTCAGCTAAGTTAGCTCGGCAAGCACAAAGCAAAGAGAAAACACTTGCGAAGATGGAGAGGGGAGGACTGACAGAGAAGGTTTCCAGAGACCAagttctggttttccgttttacCGATGTTGGAAAGCTTCCCCCTCCTGTATTGCAGTTTGTGGAAGTGTCCTTCGGCTATACACCAGAACATATTCTGTACAAAGACCTAGATTTTGGTGTGGACCTTGACTCCAGGATTGCCTTGGTGGGACCCAATGGTGCCGGAAAGAGTACGCTTTTGAAGCTGATGACAGGGGATTTGGTTCCTATTGAAGGGACGGTGAAGCGACATAATCATTTAAGGATTGCCCAGTACCATCAGCATCTCGCAGAAAAGCTTGACTTAGAATTGTCTGCTCTACTCTATATGATGCGAGAATACCCAGGAACTGAAGAAGAGAAAATGAGATCAGCAATAGGAAGGTTTGGGCTATCAGGCAAAGCACAGACTATGCCTATGAAAAATTTGTCTGATGGGCAGCGTAGCAGAGTTATTTTTGCTTGGTTGGCTTACCGACAGCCTCAGATGTTGTTACTAGATGAGCCTACTAATCACTTGGATATTGAGACAATTGATTCATTGGCCGAGGCATTGAATGAGTGGGATGGCGGTATGGTTCTTGTTAGTCA